A stretch of DNA from Cupriavidus taiwanensis:
GAGCGCGCCCGCTTCGACAAGATGCTCTCCAGCCAGGAAGTGCTGACGCTGATCACCGCGCTGGGCACCGGCATCGGCAAGGACGACTACAACCTGGAAAAGCTGCGCTACCACCGCATCATCATCATGACCGACGCGGACGTGGACGGCTCCCACATCCGCACGCTGCTGCTGACGTTCTTCTACCGGCAGATGCCTGACATCATCGAGCGCGGCTATGTGTATATCGCGCAGCCGCCGCTGTACAAGATCAAGCATGGCAAGGAAGAGCGGTATATCAAGGATGATGTCGAGCTCAATGCTTACCTGTTGAAGCTTGCGATGGAGAAGGCTTCGCTGGTGCGGCCGGATGGGTCGGAGATCAGCGGGGATGCGCTGACCGAGCTGGCGCGGCAGTATCAGCTGACTGAAGGCGTGATTGGTCGTCTGTCGCGTATTGTGGATATGGACGCGCTGCGAGCTATTGCGGACGGCGTGACGCTGGATCTGGATAGTGCCGCGGCGGCTGAGGCTTCAGCGGTGGCGCTGAAGGCCAAGCTGGCGGAGATGCATGCCAAGACGTTGATTGGCGCCGCGGTCAACGACGATGGCACGGCTGATGTGTATGCGCAGTTTGATGAGAAGACTGACAAGCATCGGCTGATGATTGCGCGTCGTCATCATGGCAACGTGCGGCTGTCGCATCTGGATGCGGATTTTGTCCACGGGGCGGATTATGCGGCGTTGTCCAATGCAGCCAAGACGTTCCAGGGGCTGACGCCTGAGGGGACCAAGGTGCAGCGCGGGGAAGGGGACAAGCTGAGGGATCAGACTGTCAATGATTTCCATGGGGCGATGCAGTGGCTGCTTGCCGAGGCTGAGCGCGGCGTCTCGCGTCAGCGGTATAAGGGGCTGGGGGAGATGAATCCGGAGCAGTTGTTTGAAACGACCCTCGATGTTACGCAACGCCGACTGCTGAAGGTGCAGATTGAGGATGCTATTGCGGCTGACCAAATCTTTACCACCCTTATGGGGGATGAGGTGGAGCCGCGGCGGAACTTCATCGAATCTAATGCGTTGGTGGCGCGGAATATTGATGTTTGATTTGTGCTGCCACTTTAGTGCGGCTCTGTGCCCGAATATACCAAAGCCCTAACACAGTTACTCGGCTGCCTTGAGCGGCGTTGATTTGAAACATGCAGGAACCCGGCCGTTCGGCCGGGTTTTTTGCATTTTAATCGGTCTGGCATTTGCTCAGCAAACGTGGCGCGACACCTCGCGATGAACGGTAGAAGAACGACCGCCGATGGAATGAAAACGACCGAACCCCGACCGTACATCCCTGCCCTCCGTCTAGGGGAATGGATTCGCCGGCCATTTATGGGTAAGCTACATGGGACTCTAACTGCTCGTGCTCTCCTTCTGGCGGCGGAAAAAGTACGACGTGCAATAACTTCGCCATACAGTCGGTAGGGGAAGCGCATCGGGGCTGGCACTTTAGTCCTAAAGGAATAAGAGCAAAGAGGGAGCACGGATTTTGTCAACGAATACAAGAAGCATACTAAGATATCCCGGGAGCAAGGCTCGATTTAGCAATTTCATCGCGAAAACCCTCGTGTTGAACACGCCGAAGCCGCGGCTATTTGTCGAGCCGTTTTGCGGGGGGGCCAGCGTCTCGATTGCACTTCTCGAAAACGAAGTGGTCGAGGATGTGGCTATTAATGATGTCGACTCGTTGATTGGTGCGCTGTGGTCGACAGTGTTTTCCAAGGCCGGGGCGAATTGGCTTGCGGCTCAGGTCCAGACTGTGCCTCTGACGATTGAGGAATGGAAGCGGCAGAAAGCCTTAACCCCCTCGAGCATTCGCGAGGCTGCACTCAAGTGTTTGTTTCTGAATCGCACCTCGTTCAACGGGATCCTTCACAAATCGGGACCCCTCGGAGGGTGGGGGCAACGGAACATCAAGATAGACGTGCGGTTCAACCGCGAAAGGCTGGCGGCCCGCATTCTCGAACTTTGCAAGCTGCGTGCCCATGTCACAGTGTGCAATGAAGCCTGGAGTCACTTCTGCATGCGTTTCGTCGAGGACCAGCGCGCGATCTTCTACCTGGACCCACCCTACTTCCATAAAGCCGAACAGCTCTATGGGCACATATTCGACGAGACTGAGCATGAACAATTGCGTGACTTCTTGCAGGATTGTCCACAGCCGTGGCTTCTGTCCTATGACGATGCTCAGGAGGTGCGTGATCTCTACGCGGAGGTCACTACAAAAGCACGCGTGATCGACAACTCGTATTCGACCCACCCTCTCGGAGGCTGCTCCTTCATCGGTCGCGAACTGGTCTACACAAACATGGCGAGGCTTCCCGCGGCCGCCAAACGCGATGCCGAGCATGTGGGCATGACGGTAAAGAAGGCCGGGCGCGCGCGCGCGAGTAGCGATAACGCATTGAGGTTCCCCATTTCTCTGTCGGCGTCCGAATCTGCGGCGACGCCCCAATAAGTCAAACGAACTCGGGAGGAGAGTTGTATGGCCAACGGATTCATCAACAAAGTGTTGCCCACTGGATTGCTACAGCTCTTGGGCGATTACGCAACCAATCACGTTGGCTATGTCTACTCGATAGGCTTTACCGACGCGCTAGTGCTGACCAACGACCGCTGGAAGGAGAGCGTAGGCGGCATTCCCCACAACAGCTTCCTAGTGGCTACTGCCTTTAACCCGGCCGATCCCGCGTCTACCAAGAGCGAATTCGACCGCGAAGTAGTCTTGCTCCGTGTGCTGGGCCCCGCAGCCCTGCCATCGGACGGCGAGATGATCCGCACTCGCATTGAGCACAACCAGCGCCGCGAGGACAAAGACAAATTCCCAACCGACCAGTCCGACGGCTACGACGCACTAACGCAAAGCGAGCTACAGTTCGCCGGACTCGAGTGCCGCATCCTAGGTACTTTCTACCTCGAAGATGGCCAGTTGAAGCTCGGAAGCGACCTGGAGAACTACTTCGCCTCCACACGCCTTCGCGTCTACAAGCCTCGCGCCGAGGCTCTCCAGCAGATCGTGAACCACATCAATCCCGAGAAGATTGCGGCGATGGAGGCCGATGCCAAGGCCGCTGGCTTCAAGAACACCCCGACGGCGATCACCATCGGCACCGTGCGCTACACATCCACGGCCCGTTTGCATCGTGGCCCGCAAGAGCCCAAGGTCAAGGTCATGATCCAACCATCGGATTTCTTGGCGCGACGCACAGCGGTACTAGGCATGACCCGCACGGGTAAGTCGAATACGGTGAAGACGACGGTGGCGTCGGTTGCCATGGCCGCCAAGCGAGACGGCATTAAGGTTGGCCAGATCATCTTCGACCTCAATGGCGAATACTCCAATGCCAACCACCAGGACGACGGCAGCTCCATTGCTGAGGTTTTCCAGAGCGACTGCGTGCGTTACCGCGCGATCGACACGCCGGGCTTCGAAGACCTGCGCACAAACTTCTACGAGCAGCCGGCTGAGGCGCTGAACTTGCTCTCGAAGCTGCTGGTCAACGACCCATTCCGCAACCAAACGGACCTGCAACAGTTTCTCGATAGCGGTCTCGAGGAGCCGGATCCGACGGACATGTCCAACCACAAACGCTGGGAGCAGCGGGTGGCTGTCTTCCAGGCGATCCTGCAATCCGCAGGCTTTCCGGCGCCTGCTGGCTTTGTGGTGAAGTTCCCAGCAAACTCCACCGTAGTGCAAGCCGTGGAAGCCGCCGGAGGTCCCAAGCCGACGGCTATTGGCAAGGGCATATATTCGTTGCCTGTGAAGGATGCCGCCGAGTGGTTCCAGTCTGCTCGCGCGCTAAATTATCAGCTTCGTGATCAGCAGAAGCAGGCAAATCAGCCGACGAAGGGCTTTGTCAATTCCTCAGGCAATCCGTGGGTGGACCCGATGATGGAGTCCTATTTGAACGTGCTTGCGCGCGCAAATGCCACTGGCACATCGATACGCGGGTTCAGAGCTTTGGTGCCCTGCAAGGACTACCATTCGGCCAAGCGCCAGGGCGATGTGGTCAAGGAGGTAGTAGGCCATCTCTGGAACGGCAAGATTGTGATCCTGGATCTGTCTGCAGGCCCGGTCGACGTGCGCACAGTACTCTCGCGCCGCATAGCGCAGCAGATCTTTGATACCTCGTTCCGCGTCTATAACTCTGGGAAGATGCCACAGAACATCGTCATCTATGTCGAGGAGGCGCACAACCTGATTGGCAAGAAGGAAGAACTAACCTCGACCTGGCCGCGGATCGCCAAGGAGGGTGCGAAGGCTCGCATTGCTTTTGTGTATGCGACCCAGGAACCGTCGTCAATTCACCCCAACATCCTGGCTAATACCGAAAACTGGTTTGTCACCCACCTCAACAACGACGACGAGCTCAAGGCGCTCGGCAAGTTCTATGACTTCGCCGACTTCTCGGCTTCGCTCAAGGTCTCACAGGACGTCGGTTTCGCACGTATCAAGACGCTATCGTCCCCATTTGTGATACCAACACAAATTGACCGTTTCACCCCCGCTCTGCTGCAAGCCGAGCTTGGCAAGCTCGCGGACATGCAGTCCGGCACGGGCAAGTGAGGAGGCAGCAATGCCCTACGATGGACAGCAAGCCGGTAAGCGCGGGCACGCGGACCTGATCAAGAACAAGGATGTCGCAGACTTCCTTGGCCAGTGCACCTACATAAAGGCACCTGGTCCGCAGGAGGGTGAGGCAATCGCTGACACCTACTTGGAAGCGGCCATGGCTGATAACCCGCCGGGATTCGTGGCGGCCTCTGACTCAAGCCCATTCTCGGACCCGATCTCCAAGCAGTTCCCTAGCACGCAGGTCGGCTATGTGAAGACGAGCCTGATCGGCTTTGATATGCATCGCTTTGACGGGCTCTACCAACAGCACAGCAATTTTGTGGATCCGCACGCGGTGGCCGCAATCCACAACGATGCACACACCATTGCTTTCACGCTGCCCGGCTCCAACCTCTGCTACAAGGGCACCGCCACCGTACAGGACGGTTTCCGTCTGGCTGTCTTCGAGCAATTTTCCGACAATCGCACCCGCATCGACACGGGTTTGAACATCGCCGAGATGTTGCTATTCCTCGAGGGCGGCAAGGTCAAGGTCAGCAAGTGTCCGCGTTGCGGCGCAGAACACTGCTTCATTTTCTCCAAGGGCGAAGAGAGGGTGACTTGTCCGGGCTGCCAGGGCGAAGTGTTCTTGACCGACGCCCTGCGGCTACACGAGCAAATTTCGGATCACGGCGACAATAGCGCTGCAATCACGCGCTTCATGAACGCCGCCGAGCATCTGCAAGTGGCTGTTCTTGTCAAGTTCATGGCGGACAAGAACCTCGAGATGCTTGCGGATAGCGCCATCATGCTCGATGGACCACTGGCACTCTTTGGCCAGCCAGCCAAGTTTCACGCGAGCCTGCAGTGGTTCTATAACGATGTGTTCGACAAATGCCGAGCGAAAGGACTGGCCTCGCCGGTGATCATGGGGCTACAGAAGGAAGGGCAGGTAATGGAGCACGCGCGTTCGCTTGCCCAATACTTGAAGCCCGGGACATTTTCCGTGGTCTCCGATGCCTACCGCGACAAATACATCAACGGTATTCCAGCCCTCACCGAGAATTTCGGGCACGAGACATACTACGGGCAGGACTTCATCTTCAAGACAGCAGCGGGGCAGATTTTTGACTTCTGCTTGGCTTATCCCCTGTCCGACAAGAAGGATCGCGCGAGTTTTGCAAAGAAGAAGGCTGAACCACAGCGGTATGCCGAGTGGCTCCCACGGGCTTTCAAGCTGATTGACCACTTACAATTCGACCTCTATCAGAGTGCGGTGGTGCCGATCGCACTAGCCCATCGGCATGCATCTATTAGTTTGAAGCCCGGTGGAACTATGCTCAAAGTCCTAGCGAAGAAGCACTTAGAAGGGAAGTAAGCGATACCTTAGCGGCGTGGTCGTTGGAGTGCTGGACCCAAGCAGTATGGCGCCTGATGTGCATGTCTAGCTTGCTCAAATACGTGCAGCTAGCGATTGCAAGAGCGCGGGCACCTGCGCACGGGTCGTGATTTGCAATTGAGCAATAAGGTCGAAGTTGACTCGACGCAAGTTGTAGTCACAGGCAATATCCCGCTGCAACCGACTTAACAAATGGTTAGCCATTTCCGCGTCGGCCATCGCTCGGTGCGCTCGACCACCCTTGGGCAGCTTCAGCATGTCCGCAAGTGTTGGCAGCTTGTGATTCGGTGCATGCGGGTAGATACGTCTTGCAGCAAGCATGGTGCATGCAAAGCGCTGTTCAGTAGCTGATCCCACATGCTCTAACTCGGCCTTCCAGAATCGGCGATCGAAGGACGCGTTATGCGCTATCACAGAGTGCTTTCCAACGAACATGGCTGCCTCTCGCATCACCTTTGAGGCTCGTGGCGCCGAAGAAATCATCTCATTGGTAATACCAGTCAGACGAACGACGTCAGCGGGGATATGTTTCCCAGCATTCATAAGACTTTGAAATCGATCGACAATTTGGCCGTTGCGTACAAGCAGCACGGCGATTTCAGTGGCTCTATCCCCACTAGTGGGGGATAAACCGGTTGTCTCAAAGTCTAGAATCGCGATTGTTTCCATCGCTACCTCCTTCTCTGAGGCGGATCGCCTCGGCGCTGCACTCGGGGTAATCTTTGTCCTACCCATCGTGGATAGGGCTTAGGAGTTAGGACTGTGAACCAAACGTAATAAGATTACATGACCGGCGGCGACAGGATCAATCATGCTCAGGTCATCCAAAAGACGGATTGTATGGCCGACTGCTCTATCATGTAGATTGACCCTTGCCGCGCAAGACTGAGACACTCACAAAAATAGCATGAGACAGCGGGTAGGCTTAGTCGTTTCGAGCCCGAAGACGACTCCATTGGTATCCGTCGCGAATAAGGTACCTATCGATCCTCGATCTCTATTGCGTTTGTCCAAAATCTAAAATTCTTAGCCCCCATGGAAAATACGAAAATAGGATCGTGCGGATGGTTCGGTACGATTGATGCGTTCCTAAATACGAAGGCGTCGTCTGAATGGCTCCAGCATCTTTGTGATCACCATCTGGCATGCATGAATTCGAGTGCCGACGAGAGCCAAGTGTTGGCATGGAAAAACAGCTACGTTGCATTGACTGCCGTATTGCAACAGGTGCTTTGTCATCGGCCAAGTGCTGGCGAATGGTCGATCATTTTCGAGTATGAATTGCCCCGTGAGCGTGGCCGGCGACCGGATGTGATCATCCTAACGAGAAGCGTAGTTCTGGTTCTCGAATTCAAAGATTTTGGCCAAGTCTTCGAGACTCATGTCGATCAGGTCCGGGCCTACGCGCGCGATTTGCGTCATTATCACGCCGCCTCCCATCACAACTTGGTCAAGCCAATACTGGTGCTTACGAAGGCCACGAATTTGCTCAATGAGCGCGATGACGCCACGGTGGTGGCGCCAGATCAGTTGTCAGCGGTGCTAGTTTGCTCCGCCGATATGTTGGGTCCAGCAATTGAACCACGCGCCTGGGTCCAGGCCGACTACGCACCTTTGCCCTCCCTTGTGAGCGCGGCTCGGAGGATCTTTGAGCATGAACCCTTGCCTCAAATTCGACGGGCCCAAAGCGCAGGAATCCCGGAAACAATTGCGACCCTGGTTGATATTGCAAAACAAGCGCAAGCCCGTGGCGAGCGGCACCTCGCATTGGTAACCGGAGTTCCGGGGGCAGGGAAGACCTTAGTTGGGTTGCAGTTTGTGTATGCGAACCATTTTCAGGACGCGGATGCTGAGCGCAGCGCGGTGTTCTTGTCGGGCAATGGTCCGCTGGTCAAAGTATTGCAGCATGCCCTGAAGAGTACGATATTCGTGCAGGACGTACATGGCTTTCTGAAACAATACGGAGGTCAAAATGGACGTGTGCCGGAGGAGCATATCTGGGTCTACGACGAGGCGCAGCGCGCCTGGGACGCGCAGCGAGTGAACGAAAAGCGTGGTCACGCTACTTCTGAGCCTGAGGACTTTCTTCGCATTGGGGAGCGGATGAATTCCTGGGCGTTCATGGTTGGGCTGATTGGTGAAGGGCAGGAGATCCATTTGGGGGAGGAAGCTGGCCTCACCCAGTGGAACCACGCCATTGCAAACATGAGTCAACCTTGGATTGTTCACTGCCCAAGCAAGGTGTCCCATCTGTTTGCGGCTGCGGGGCGCGTCGAGACCTCGGGCAATTTGGACCTTACCAACACATTGCGCTCACATT
This window harbors:
- a CDS encoding DNA/RNA helicase domain-containing protein, producing the protein MENTKIGSCGWFGTIDAFLNTKASSEWLQHLCDHHLACMNSSADESQVLAWKNSYVALTAVLQQVLCHRPSAGEWSIIFEYELPRERGRRPDVIILTRSVVLVLEFKDFGQVFETHVDQVRAYARDLRHYHAASHHNLVKPILVLTKATNLLNERDDATVVAPDQLSAVLVCSADMLGPAIEPRAWVQADYAPLPSLVSAARRIFEHEPLPQIRRAQSAGIPETIATLVDIAKQAQARGERHLALVTGVPGAGKTLVGLQFVYANHFQDADAERSAVFLSGNGPLVKVLQHALKSTIFVQDVHGFLKQYGGQNGRVPEEHIWVYDEAQRAWDAQRVNEKRGHATSEPEDFLRIGERMNSWAFMVGLIGEGQEIHLGEEAGLTQWNHAIANMSQPWIVHCPSKVSHLFAAAGRVETSGNLDLTNTLRSHLADDVQLWVRHLLEGDLAAAARAAQRVTRDGFDIYVTRSLQIAKDYVTQRYLGNQEKRYGLIASSKAKNLPEWDIQNGYNFTKNLREGQWYNDPPHSRLSCCQLRDVATEFACQGLELDFPIVGWGSDLLWRGAAWASPPQRRSSARDPHQLRINSYRVLLTRGRDGFIVFVPPESTMDSTYEALVTAGLRALIEANGAKRLDSENDGVADEVRSLGLRA
- a CDS encoding DNA adenine methylase: MSTNTRSILRYPGSKARFSNFIAKTLVLNTPKPRLFVEPFCGGASVSIALLENEVVEDVAINDVDSLIGALWSTVFSKAGANWLAAQVQTVPLTIEEWKRQKALTPSSIREAALKCLFLNRTSFNGILHKSGPLGGWGQRNIKIDVRFNRERLAARILELCKLRAHVTVCNEAWSHFCMRFVEDQRAIFYLDPPYFHKAEQLYGHIFDETEHEQLRDFLQDCPQPWLLSYDDAQEVRDLYAEVTTKARVIDNSYSTHPLGGCSFIGRELVYTNMARLPAAAKRDAEHVGMTVKKAGRARASSDNALRFPISLSASESAATPQ
- a CDS encoding ATP-binding protein, producing the protein MANGFINKVLPTGLLQLLGDYATNHVGYVYSIGFTDALVLTNDRWKESVGGIPHNSFLVATAFNPADPASTKSEFDREVVLLRVLGPAALPSDGEMIRTRIEHNQRREDKDKFPTDQSDGYDALTQSELQFAGLECRILGTFYLEDGQLKLGSDLENYFASTRLRVYKPRAEALQQIVNHINPEKIAAMEADAKAAGFKNTPTAITIGTVRYTSTARLHRGPQEPKVKVMIQPSDFLARRTAVLGMTRTGKSNTVKTTVASVAMAAKRDGIKVGQIIFDLNGEYSNANHQDDGSSIAEVFQSDCVRYRAIDTPGFEDLRTNFYEQPAEALNLLSKLLVNDPFRNQTDLQQFLDSGLEEPDPTDMSNHKRWEQRVAVFQAILQSAGFPAPAGFVVKFPANSTVVQAVEAAGGPKPTAIGKGIYSLPVKDAAEWFQSARALNYQLRDQQKQANQPTKGFVNSSGNPWVDPMMESYLNVLARANATGTSIRGFRALVPCKDYHSAKRQGDVVKEVVGHLWNGKIVILDLSAGPVDVRTVLSRRIAQQIFDTSFRVYNSGKMPQNIVIYVEEAHNLIGKKEELTSTWPRIAKEGAKARIAFVYATQEPSSIHPNILANTENWFVTHLNNDDELKALGKFYDFADFSASLKVSQDVGFARIKTLSSPFVIPTQIDRFTPALLQAELGKLADMQSGTGK
- a CDS encoding 3'-5' exonuclease, giving the protein METIAILDFETTGLSPTSGDRATEIAVLLVRNGQIVDRFQSLMNAGKHIPADVVRLTGITNEMISSAPRASKVMREAAMFVGKHSVIAHNASFDRRFWKAELEHVGSATEQRFACTMLAARRIYPHAPNHKLPTLADMLKLPKGGRAHRAMADAEMANHLLSRLQRDIACDYNLRRVNFDLIAQLQITTRAQVPALLQSLAARI